CAACGCTCGACGAACAGGGCGCGTTCTCCATTTATCTGTTGGATCACAACCAAACCAGCCATACTTCCCTCATCTAAGCGGATATACCCGCAAAACCGGATAACCCGCCTTCAACCGTCATTGCATACGGTGGCGTTTTCCCTATCGGTAACGGAAGATGCAGTGCGTCCGGCCAAAAGGCCGGGCGTTTTGCATGGCACACACTTTTCTGCGGTATGTGTTTGAACCATAAAAATACCGCCTGTGCGGACGCGCCCCCAAAGAACCGGCAGCGGCGCAGAGGCGTGATGCTTCATTTTACAAGGGCATTGACGCAGCAAGCGTGACCTCTTTAAAAAAAGCACACGTGGCGCATAGGTCGTAGGTGACGCTTTAAAAAAGAACTGCCCACACGGACGGTTCGTCATAGGCCACGACGCTGTATGCCTTGACGATGCGCACGCTCCGTTTCGGGAAAAAAATTGACCCGTATAATATTTGAGAAGTCACACCTTTGGATGCAGGCACTGCCCGCTGACGAGGCTTAGCGGAATGGCCGTCCCCTTTTAGCTACAAAAAATTCGCATCCCATGATAAAAGATGCGGCTTTGGGCGCGGCAACGTGCCGCTGGGGAAGAAGCCTGGCAAAACAAACAACCTTTTTCGGGCACAAAAAATCGCATCCCGCGATAGAGGATGCGACTTTGGGCGCGGCAACGTGCCGCTGGTGCCGCTGGCCGGGCTCGAACCGGCACGGATCAATAATCCGACAGATTTTAAGTCTGTTATGTCTGCCAATTCCATCACAGCGGCGCAAATACCCCCCGCACGTTTCTAAAAAAGACTACCATACACACCCTAAAAAGTCAACGCAGGGCGGCTTTGCACAGCCGCTGTGCGCACGCATCCAGAGGCGCAGCGCGGCTTTCCCAGGCATTGGCGCCCGCGCAGGTATGATCCTTGCCCGCACGCCGCATCCTAATATGAAACAACAGGACGGAGGCGGACAGCATGGCATATTTAGAGCGCATCTTATTCTACATTGTGGACGGCGCAATCTCGCTTTTTGAGCTGGTAGGCGTGCTGGTGATCATCATCGCCGGCGCACTGGGCGTGTACGGATACATCAAGCGCAGCCCGCACATCCGCCTCAATCTCGCCAAGGGCATGGCGCTTGGGCTGGAATTCAAGCTGGGCAGCGAAATTTTGCGCACCGTGGTCATCCGCGACATCAGCGAAATCCTCACCGTGGCCTGCATCATCGCGCTGCGCGCCGCGCTTACCTTTCTCATCCACTGGGAGATCAAGACCGAGCTGCATGAGACGCTGGGCAAATACTAAAAACCACCCCGCACGCCGTTTCCTGCGTCAGGGACGCATCATGTCCTCCACCTGCGCGCGGCTGCGCACCCCGTCCGTGGCGCCGATATGCTCCACAGAGACGGACGCCACCGCGTTTGCATAACGGCCGCACGCATAGACGTCCTTGCCCTCCAGAAGCGCCGCGATAAAGCCCGCCACAAAATTGTCCCCTGCGCCAATGGTATCCACGCGCCTGGCCTTGGAAAAGGTGGGCACCTCCAGGCGCTGCGCCGTGTCCTTGATCAAGCAGCCCGCTCTGCCCGTCTTGATCACCACATGGCCCACGCCGCAGTCAAGCAGCGCATCGGCAACCGCGTCCAGATCCGTCTTGCCCGTCAGGCGCTGCGCTTCTTCCTGGTTGGGAAAGAAATAGTCCACATACGAAAGCGCCTCGCGGATATCCGAGAGCGTCTCGCCGAAGCGGCTGTGCACCATATCCGCACAGATCATCATGCCGCGCCGCCTGGCCTGCTGGAATATCTGCACCAACTGTGCGTTGCCCAGCTGCGGGTGCACAAAAATGCTGGCCAGCGACAGCAGCTTTGCCCCATCAAAGCTGGCAAAGTCGATATCCTCCAGGCAGAAGCGCTGACGCGCGCCCCCTTGCGGCACCACAAACGTGCGCTCCCCATCAGGATGCACCAGCGCGATGTTGATGGGCGTATCGCTCGAAGCGTCCACCGTCATGTACGCCGTATCGATGCTGTTTTTCTGGCAGTGCTCCAGAATGAAGCGGCCCATCATATCGTCCCCCAGCCGCCCCACCATGCGCACCTTGTGCCCCAAGCGCGCGATGATGGTGGATTCGTTAATCGCATCACCACCCACCACTGGGCGGATATGCTCAACCCGGCACGTCTCCGTCTCCAGCTTGCGCACATCCACCGGGCACAGCGGGATATCCACAACCGCATAGCCGATGCATACGACCTCCGCCTGTTTATCCGGCATAAAGCCATCCGCTCCTTCTTATGGTATGCTCTTCGCCTATATTGTACGGGAGACATACCGCAGATACAAGCGGTTTTCACAGCCGCACAGTTCTTTCCCTATATAACAAAGCGCCCGCTGCAAGTGCAACGCGGGCGCTTTGTTTGGCGTATCTTTATTCGAACTCGACAAATACTAATCAATTTTGTTTAATGATTATTCTCTGCCGTGTTCGTAGTTCTTTTGATTATTTGATGTATCCATATTATCCTGCCTATATGAGCTAATGTTATCATTTTGTTATCGGCATTGATAACACTCGCTCTGCAACTGCGGATAATAGCAATATGTTCCGACTCAAATTATAAGCGATTTTGCTTAGAAAATCAAGATGTCTGAACAATTATCCATCCACTTTTTTGCATACGGATACGGTCATATCCCTCACATTGATTAAAGTTTCGTGCTTACACTTAGGACAATAGAGCGGAAAATTTTTAATGACCGTATCTTTTCTAATTTTATCACGAGTTTTATTGCCGCAAACGGGGCATTTTACCCATTCTGTTTTTTCCTTTTCCACTTTTAAAACCCTAACTTTCGCAATAAAGCCACGACTTCATTTGCTTTTAGCACTTTGCCCATAGCAACAACCTTTTCATTGACTACAATGGCGGGCATACTCATTACGCCGTATTCCATTACCTTTTGCATATCTGTAATGTATTCCACCTCTACGGAAAGCCCCATATCCTTTATTGCCTGTTTAGCGTTTTCATACTGTTCGTGGCAGGATTTACAGCCTGCACCCAATACCTTAATACAGCAAATTCCGTCCTTTGCTTCAGAACAACAGTCCTTTGTGATTTCTTCTGCCTCACTTGTCGGGCAACCACAACCACAAGCACAAGCAGGTGCTTTCTTTTCTTCTTCTTTTTTCTTTCCGAAATTAAACAATGCCATAGTGATAACCTCCTAAAATTAAACAATTAAATATTGTATTGCGTTGAAGAAATAACCTACAACGATAATACCGACTGTGCATATTGCAATGAAAATGCCGAGCAGCTTTGGCTTAACCGCTTTGCGAAGCATAATCATTGATGGAAGAGAAAGGGTAGTTACGCCCATCATAAAGGAAAGGACAACACCGAGCAAAGCGCCCTTTGCAAGTAAGGCTTCTGCAATCGGGATTGTACCGAAAATATCCGCATACATTGGAACGCCTGCGATAGTAGCAAGCACAACGCCAAACGGGTTGTTATCCCCAAGTACCTTGACAATGAGATCTTCGGGTATCCAGTTGTGAATAATTGCGCCGATACCGACACCGATTAACACATAAGGTGCAACCTTTTTAGCTGTTGAAACGACCTGTTCCCAAGCATATTTCATACGGTCTTTGAAATGCAGTTCTTCCTGCGGAACATCAATAGCGTGACCGTTTCGGATATATTCTTCCACTTGATTTTCAAGGTGCAGTTTTTCAATCAACGTACCGCCGACAACAGCAATTACCAAACCGAGAACAACATACAAAACGGCAACTTTCCAACCGAATATACTCATCAGTAAAACAAGACTACCGAGGTCAACCATTGGCGAAGAAATCAAAAAGGAAAATGTAACGCCAAGCGGCAAACCCGCACTAGTAAATCCGATAAACAGCGGAATAGAGGAACACGAACAAAACGGCGTTACCGTACCGAGTAATGCGGCAATGATATTTGCCCATATCCCGTGAAACCTGCCAAGTATCTTTTTTGTTCTTTCGGGTGGAAAATAGCTTTGAATATACGAAATAATCAAAATCAACGCACCGAGTAGTACCATAATTTTTATAGTATCGTAAATAAAGAACTGAATGCTGCCGCCTACTCTGCTTGTAGTATCTAAACCGCAGGCATTCAATATAGTTGATATGAGCCTACTCAGCCAACCCATACCGAGGACTTCATTTTGAAAAAAGTCCCAACCAATTTTTAATGCTCCCATAAAAAGCTCCTTTCATATAGTTATATTGAAATGTGTCTATATATTGGCGATTTTATAAGCCGTGCGGAAAAGTAATCTATAAACTTACTCACTTTTCACAGCACGACTTGTTTTTGTATTCAACATCAAGAGTTGTCAACTGCTCCAAACATACCTTTGCCTGCTTCACACCTTTTTCTGAAATGGAATAGTGCGTCCATTTTCCCTCTTTGCGACCAACGACAATTTCAGCGTCACAAAGTATTTTCATATGATGAGAAAGCGTGGGCTGTGTCACATTGATTTCTTCCAATAGCTTACAGGCACATTTTTCGCCCGAACGCAGTAGCTTTATAATTCTAATACGGTTTTCATCACAAAATGCTTTGAAGATTGCCGCAGTTCTTCTTTCGTCCATCTCTCAAAATCACCTCCCATAGATAATTGTCTATGTGTAATTATATGCGTCACATAGAAAATTGTCAATATGTATTTTGAAATTTTTTTGAAAAAAGCGGCGGCAGAGATTTCACTCCCTGCCGCTTTGCCAGTTAAGCATAGATTAGATTTGTATAAACAATTTCCATTGCTCTATTACGAATATTATTTATTTTTTGTACCCACAGCATTTGATTTTCAGCCTTGAGCGTCTCGGTCACATCCTCATGCTCTGCCATCTGTCTTACCATCCGAGAAAACCATTCTTCTGCTTGTTCGTCAATATCGGCAAGATAGCTGTTCAACTTGCCGCTTGTGAGCAGAGTAGTATAGGTTGCTTTTTTATGCTCTTGCAAGTAGCGTTTGTGCCGCTGTCCCCATACGCCGATTGGATGATTTTCTTTATCGGCTGGTAGACTAAGGCAAGGGATAAAATAATCCCCTTGCCGTACATAAGTGCCGCCCATTTCTTCAAAAATTGTCTTTGCCATTGTCTGTTCCTACCTTTCGTATTGATTATTTCTAAAGCGTGTGCCACGCTGTTTAGACTGCCTTGCCTGTTCTAACAGGCTGTCAATCTGCTTACTACCGAACACCTTTCGCAGCAACGTATAGTCCTTAATTTCTTCCCTCAATCGGTTATTATCGGAGGTCAACTGTTTATTGTGATTTTTAAGTTTTTCATTGCTACGGTACAGACTGGCGTTTGTCTGATTGAGCCTTTGGTAATCATCAATCGCTTGAAAGCACCGCACCATAAGCGTTTTAATAAGAGATTTCAGCCGCTTAATTAGCGGCTCGACCACTTTGCTCTTATAACTTTTGGCAGTCATAAAACCTTGTGGTTCGGGTAACTGATATTCGGGAGCATTCTCCAGTGCGCTCTGCATTTGCGAAAGTGAATCCGTACCCTTATCAAAATTTTGAATACGCTTTGAAAGCGTTTCAAACTCTGTCTGCTTGTCTATGATTTTGCTTTCCAGTTGTTCAATTTCTTCTGCCCGCTCCTGCTTTTTATAGTCCAAAACAGAGAGATGTTTTTCGTGTGTGCCTTTCTGCTCCCACTCAATTCCGTACCGTTCCATAACGGCGGCAAGCCGTTCTTTTTCGGAAAGTACCCATTGCGACCATTCCGTATCGCCACGAGAGCCGCCCTTAAATCCCTGTGCGGCTAACGCTTGTTTGAGTGATACTCTCGTATCAAGTCCACGCTTGCTGCCTGTTGTAAACGGCACAAAATCAATGTGGAGGTGGGGCGTTGCTTCGTCTAAATGCAGATGAGCCGAGAATACTCTAAGCTGCGGATTTCTCTCTTGAAAACCACGATAATACTCATCTAAGACCTGCCTTGCAAGCTGTCCGTTCTCACTTTCTGCACTCATATTTTCCTTATCGCCAATCTGCAAAATCAATTCGTGGAATGGTTTTTCCTGCTTGGAACTGCGGATTTTTTCATAATAGTTTGCTATCTTTCGGTCTGTTCTTGTCTGTTTAGCGTTGTATCTTTCGAGTGCTTCATCGAACAATTTGTGATAGACTTTTTTAATACTCTCATTACAGTAATCTATGTTGAGGTGGGAACGGTCAGCGTCAACATTCT
Above is a window of Maliibacterium massiliense DNA encoding:
- a CDS encoding DUF1622 domain-containing protein; the encoded protein is MAYLERILFYIVDGAISLFELVGVLVIIIAGALGVYGYIKRSPHIRLNLAKGMALGLEFKLGSEILRTVVIRDISEILTVACIIALRAALTFLIHWEIKTELHETLGKY
- a CDS encoding carbohydrate kinase family protein; the encoded protein is MPDKQAEVVCIGYAVVDIPLCPVDVRKLETETCRVEHIRPVVGGDAINESTIIARLGHKVRMVGRLGDDMMGRFILEHCQKNSIDTAYMTVDASSDTPINIALVHPDGERTFVVPQGGARQRFCLEDIDFASFDGAKLLSLASIFVHPQLGNAQLVQIFQQARRRGMMICADMVHSRFGETLSDIREALSYVDYFFPNQEEAQRLTGKTDLDAVADALLDCGVGHVVIKTGRAGCLIKDTAQRLEVPTFSKARRVDTIGAGDNFVAGFIAALLEGKDVYACGRYANAVASVSVEHIGATDGVRSRAQVEDMMRP
- a CDS encoding cysteine-rich KTR domain-containing protein, coding for MEKEKTEWVKCPVCGNKTRDKIRKDTVIKNFPLYCPKCKHETLINVRDMTVSVCKKVDG
- a CDS encoding thioredoxin family protein, whose amino-acid sequence is MALFNFGKKKEEEKKAPACACGCGCPTSEAEEITKDCCSEAKDGICCIKVLGAGCKSCHEQYENAKQAIKDMGLSVEVEYITDMQKVMEYGVMSMPAIVVNEKVVAMGKVLKANEVVALLRKLGF
- a CDS encoding permease; translated protein: MGALKIGWDFFQNEVLGMGWLSRLISTILNACGLDTTSRVGGSIQFFIYDTIKIMVLLGALILIISYIQSYFPPERTKKILGRFHGIWANIIAALLGTVTPFCSCSSIPLFIGFTSAGLPLGVTFSFLISSPMVDLGSLVLLMSIFGWKVAVLYVVLGLVIAVVGGTLIEKLHLENQVEEYIRNGHAIDVPQEELHFKDRMKYAWEQVVSTAKKVAPYVLIGVGIGAIIHNWIPEDLIVKVLGDNNPFGVVLATIAGVPMYADIFGTIPIAEALLAKGALLGVVLSFMMGVTTLSLPSMIMLRKAVKPKLLGIFIAICTVGIIVVGYFFNAIQYLIV
- a CDS encoding metalloregulator ArsR/SmtB family transcription factor translates to MDERRTAAIFKAFCDENRIRIIKLLRSGEKCACKLLEEINVTQPTLSHHMKILCDAEIVVGRKEGKWTHYSISEKGVKQAKVCLEQLTTLDVEYKNKSCCEK
- a CDS encoding TnpV protein, with amino-acid sequence MAKTIFEEMGGTYVRQGDYFIPCLSLPADKENHPIGVWGQRHKRYLQEHKKATYTTLLTSGKLNSYLADIDEQAEEWFSRMVRQMAEHEDVTETLKAENQMLWVQKINNIRNRAMEIVYTNLIYA
- a CDS encoding plasmid recombination protein, with product MVGKGSVNHNSRKFKAENVDADRSHLNIDYCNESIKKVYHKLFDEALERYNAKQTRTDRKIANYYEKIRSSKQEKPFHELILQIGDKENMSAESENGQLARQVLDEYYRGFQERNPQLRVFSAHLHLDEATPHLHIDFVPFTTGSKRGLDTRVSLKQALAAQGFKGGSRGDTEWSQWVLSEKERLAAVMERYGIEWEQKGTHEKHLSVLDYKKQERAEEIEQLESKIIDKQTEFETLSKRIQNFDKGTDSLSQMQSALENAPEYQLPEPQGFMTAKSYKSKVVEPLIKRLKSLIKTLMVRCFQAIDDYQRLNQTNASLYRSNEKLKNHNKQLTSDNNRLREEIKDYTLLRKVFGSKQIDSLLEQARQSKQRGTRFRNNQYER